The DNA sequence TACCATCTTTACCTTTCAATAATGTGGCCGTAAATAAACAAGTTATTATCTCTCCATTATTTTTCTTCATATTAATTTGATAATCTTTAACAAATCCATATTTCATAACTTGTTCTATAAATTTAGATCTGTCCTTGGGATTTTGATAATATGTAATAACATTGCTACCAATAATTTTGCCAAGATTACAACCCAACATTTCTGCAGTTGATGGATTTGCATCCAATATTATTCCATCTACTGAGGCAATCCATACTGCATCTCTCAAACTTTCAAAAAGAGATTGATATAGATTTTCATTTTTCAAAATAGTATTCGATAAATTTGATTTTAGATTCGGAGAGATATTGTCTAAATTGTCTTTAATAATTCTTCCTCCTTTGAGAATAATATAAGAATTAAACGTAATATATATAAATATTTCTAATATTATTGCGATTTTCGTAATTAATTTTAAGATAATTTTATAAGGATAATTAATTTGTGAATTCAGAGTAACTATGCATCTTTTATTATTAATCGGAATTGGCGGATTTATAGGCGCAGTATTAAGATACTTAGTTAGTGGATGGGTACAAAATGGATTATCTTATTTTCCATTAGGAACTCTAAGTGTCAATGTCATAGGGAGCTTCTTTCTTAGTGTTATATTATATCTTACTGAAAACAAAGGATTGTTTAGTGAAGAAACGAGAATATTTTTAACAATTGGAATATTGGGTGCTTTTACAACTATGTCAACTTTCAGTTATGAATCTTTCCGATTATTAGAAAGCAGAGAAACTTTATATCTTTCAATTAATATTATAGCTACTGTGTTATTGACTTTATTTGCAGTTTTATTTGGAAAGATATTTGTTCTTTCAATATGGAGGACTTAGATGAAAAAAGAATCAGAAGCTAT is a window from the Methanofastidiosum sp. genome containing:
- a CDS encoding PAS domain-containing protein, whose amino-acid sequence is MKNENLYQSLFESLRDAVWIASVDGIILDANPSTAEMLGCNLGKIIGSNVITYYQNPKDRSKFIEQVMKYGFVKDYQINMKKNNGEIITCLFTATLLKGKDGNIIGFQGIVRDITNRKKMEDKLKESEEKYKELVENVNSIIAKFDNSGKIIWM
- the crcB gene encoding fluoride efflux transporter CrcB, coding for MHLLLLIGIGGFIGAVLRYLVSGWVQNGLSYFPLGTLSVNVIGSFFLSVILYLTENKGLFSEETRIFLTIGILGAFTTMSTFSYESFRLLESRETLYLSINIIATVLLTLFAVLFGKIFVLSIWRT